In Alkalihalobacillus sp. FSL W8-0930, a single window of DNA contains:
- a CDS encoding GNAT family N-acetyltransferase, with amino-acid sequence MITFKKITWENLDQCLKLEVADNQKTFVGSNEYSLAQAYVALEEGKLAVMPFAVYANDEIIGFIMMTYSEQHEFSGGPSYTIARLMLDKQFQSRGYGMLATHEAINYIRTFPKGEADTIYLSYEADNKVARALYTSCGFVETGQVDEDGELIAVLNLKGAE; translated from the coding sequence ATGATTACATTTAAAAAGATTACCTGGGAAAACCTTGATCAATGCTTGAAGCTTGAAGTGGCAGATAATCAGAAAACATTTGTTGGTTCAAATGAGTACAGTTTGGCCCAAGCATACGTGGCTTTAGAAGAAGGAAAACTAGCTGTTATGCCTTTTGCAGTATACGCGAATGATGAAATAATTGGTTTCATTATGATGACATACAGCGAGCAGCATGAATTCAGCGGGGGTCCTAGTTATACGATAGCAAGGCTGATGTTAGATAAACAGTTTCAAAGCAGGGGCTATGGGATGCTTGCGACTCATGAAGCGATAAACTATATTCGTACCTTCCCAAAAGGCGAGGCAGATACGATCTATCTATCATATGAGGCAGATAATAAAGTAGCGCGAGCGTTATATACCTCGTGTGGGTTTGTGGAAACAGGACAAGTGGATGAAGACGGTGAGCTTATTGCTGTGTTGAACTTAAAAGGAGCTGAATGA
- a CDS encoding GNAT family N-acetyltransferase — translation MNIEIRLYQPSDEESWLRCRVLAFLDTAYFDNVLKEKEIYENPSIELVAVRDNQVVGLIDVEYEVKEKTVCSRGDGLGGMIWHIAVHPDYRRLGIGNQLLAEAEKLALEKNFNRLEAWTRDDVWVSNWYVQNGFKKVDSYYHVFIDNKEEVSVKTKGLHFIQGFAHYTGDDIEQISKYYSRVHECNCYEKKFS, via the coding sequence ATGAACATCGAAATCAGACTGTATCAACCATCAGATGAAGAGAGCTGGCTTCGTTGCAGGGTACTAGCATTCCTCGATACAGCTTACTTTGACAATGTTTTAAAGGAAAAAGAAATCTATGAGAATCCCTCCATTGAGTTAGTGGCAGTTAGAGATAATCAAGTAGTAGGGCTCATTGATGTGGAATATGAAGTCAAAGAAAAAACAGTTTGCTCTAGAGGTGACGGATTAGGCGGAATGATCTGGCACATTGCGGTTCACCCGGACTACAGGCGGCTTGGCATCGGCAATCAGTTACTTGCGGAAGCAGAAAAGCTGGCATTAGAGAAGAATTTTAACCGCCTTGAAGCATGGACGAGAGATGACGTGTGGGTGAGCAATTGGTATGTACAAAACGGGTTTAAGAAGGTGGATTCCTACTATCATGTTTTCATAGATAACAAAGAAGAAGTCTCTGTAAAAACGAAGGGGCTGCACTTTATCCAAGGATTTGCTCACTATACGGGAGATGATATTGAGCAAATTAGCAAATACTACAGCCGGGTTCATGAGTGTAATTGCTATGAGAAGAAATTTTCATAA
- a CDS encoding DUF402 domain-containing protein, with protein MIPYKLEKKHADRPNWKRVTKKRYTQRYIKSEEFTGTIALIDLQEVTERLVVQYESKEVCIVDSGFVWLQHFPDNGHHVLTTVFNESSEIVQWYIDICNTKGNTQGVPWYEDLFLDLVVLPTGEVFQLDHDELEEALQQGMVSFILYQLAHDEMNSLLQKIKDNNYPLFKKSKEHKDELHDL; from the coding sequence ATGATCCCATACAAGCTAGAGAAGAAACACGCAGATCGACCTAACTGGAAGCGTGTGACCAAAAAGAGGTACACACAACGGTATATCAAGTCTGAGGAATTTACCGGAACGATTGCTTTAATAGATTTACAAGAGGTGACGGAACGGCTAGTCGTTCAATACGAGTCAAAAGAAGTATGTATTGTGGATTCAGGATTTGTTTGGCTACAGCATTTCCCTGATAACGGACACCACGTTTTGACGACGGTCTTTAATGAAAGTAGTGAGATTGTTCAATGGTATATCGATATATGCAATACGAAAGGAAATACACAAGGAGTACCTTGGTATGAGGATTTGTTCTTAGATTTAGTTGTTCTTCCAACGGGAGAGGTGTTTCAACTAGATCATGATGAATTAGAGGAAGCACTACAACAAGGAATGGTGTCTTTCATCCTATACCAACTTGCTCATGACGAGATGAACAGTCTCCTACAAAAAATTAAAGATAACAATTATCCACTTTTTAAAAAGTCAAAAGAACATAAGGATGAGCTGCATGATCTTTAG